One Mustela nigripes isolate SB6536 chromosome 5, MUSNIG.SB6536, whole genome shotgun sequence DNA segment encodes these proteins:
- the ATF6B gene encoding LOW QUALITY PROTEIN: cyclic AMP-dependent transcription factor ATF-6 beta (The sequence of the model RefSeq protein was modified relative to this genomic sequence to represent the inferred CDS: deleted 2 bases in 2 codons), translating into MVGGRARKMAELMLLSEIADPTRFFTDNLLSPEDWGLHSTLYTGLDDVAEEQTQLFRCPEQDVPFGSSSLDVGMDVSPPEPPWDPLPIFPDLQVKSEPSSPCSSSSLSSESSRLSTEPSSQASGVAEVLVVKTESLAPPLCLLGDDPTSPFETVQINVGPTSDNPSDVQTKVEPVSPSSSINSEASLLSAESPNQAFIGEEVLEVKTESPSPQGCLLQDVLGPPFGGVQISMGPPSDGSLGKALPTRKPPLQPKPVVITTVPMPPRAVPPSTTILLQPLVQPPPVSPVVLIQGALRVQPEGPAPPAPRPERKSIVPAPMPGNSCPPEVDAKLLKRQQRMIKNRESACQSRRKKKEYLQGLEARLQAVLADNQQLRRENAALRRRLEALLSENSELKLGSGNRKVVCIMVFLLFIAFNFGPVSISEPPTAPISPRMSREEPQPRRHLLEFSMQEPVQGVEPLQGSSLGPEETQPSAPGRPSFRNLTAFPGGAKELLLRDLDQLFLSSDCRHFNRTESLRLADELSGWVQRHQRGRRKIPQRAQERQKSQLRKSPPVKAVPTQPPGPPERDSAGQLQLYRHPDRSQPEFLDAIDRREDTFYVVSFRRDHLLLPAISHNKTSRPKMSLVMPAMAPNETLSGRGAPGDYEEMMQIECEVMDTRVIHIKTSTVPPSLRKQPASTPGNSTGGPLPASAAGQAHQASHQPLYLSHP; encoded by the exons ATGGTTGGGGGGCGGGCGCGAAAGATGGCGGAACTGATGCTCCTCAGCGAGATTGCGGACCCAACACGTTTTTTCACGGACAACTTGCTGAGCCCGGAGGACTGGGGTCTGC ACAGCACCTTGTACACTGGCCTGGATGATGTGGCCGAGGAGCAGACGCAGCTCTTCCGCTGCCCAGAGCAGGATGTCCCG TTTGGCAGCAGCTCCCTGGATGTGGGGATGGATGTCAGTCCCCCTGAGCCACCTTGGGACCCCCTGCCTATCTTCCCAG ATCTTCAGGTGAAGTCTGAGCCatcttccccctgctcctcttcctccctcagtTCTGAATCATCCCGTCTTTCCACAGAGCCCTCCAGCCAG GCCTCTGGTGTAGCGGAGGTGCTGGTTGTGAAGACAGAGTCCTTGGCGCCCCCACTCTGCCTCCTAGGAGATGATCCAACATCCCCGTTTGAAACCGTCCAGATCAATGTGGGTCCCACCTCTGATAACCCCTCAG ATGTCCAGACCAAGGTAGAACCtgtctctccatcttcctccatCAACTCTGAGGCTTCCCTGCTCTCAGCAGAGTCCCCCAACCAG GCTTTTATAGGAGAGGAGGTACTGGAAGTGAAGACAGAGTCACCGTCCCCTCAAGGCTGTCTCCTGCAGGATGTCCTGGGCCCCCCATTTGGAGGTGTCCAGATCAGCATGGGCCCACCCTCTGATGGCTCCTTAG gCAAAGCCCTGCCCACCCGGAAGCCACCCCTGCAGCCCAAACCTGTGGTGATAACCACCGTCCCGATGCCACCCAGAGCTGTGCCTCCCAGCACCACCATCCTTTTGCAGCCCCTTGTCCAGCCGCCGCCAG TCTCCCCAGTTGTCCTCATCCAAGGTGCTCTTCGGGTCCAGCCTGAGGGGCCGGCACCCCCTGCTCCAAGGCCTGAGAGGAAGAGCATTGTTCCAGCTCCTATGCCTGGGAACTCCTGCCCACCAGAAGTGGAT GCAAAGCTGCTGAAGCGGCAGCAGCGAATGATCAAGAACCGGGAGTCCGCCTGCCAGtccaggaggaagaagaaagagtatCTGCAGGGGTTGGAGGCTCGGCTGCAGGCCGTGCTGGCTGACAACCAGCAGCTCCGCCGGGAGAACGCTGCCCTCCGGCGGCGGCTGGAGGCCCTGTTGTCTGAG AACAGCGAGCTCAAGTTGGGGTCTGGAAACAGAAAGGTGGTCTGCATCAtggtcttccttctcttcattgCCTTCAACTTTGGACCTGTCAG CATCAGTGAGCCTCCTACGGCTCCTATCTCTCCTCGGATGAGCAGAGAGGAGCCTCAGCCCCGGAGACACTTGCTGGAGTTCTCAATGCAAGAGCCAGTTCAGGGAGTTGAACCCCTCCAGGGTTCTTCCCTGGGCCCTGAGGAGACCCAGCCTAGCGCTCCAGGCCGGCCAAGTTTCAG AAACCTGACAGCCTTCCCCGGGGGTGCCAAGGAACTGCTGCTGAGAGACCTGGACcagctcttcctctcctctgatTGCCGGCATTTCAACCGAACCGAGTCCCTGAG GCTTGCTGATGAGCTGAGCGGCTGGGTCCAGCGCCACCAGAGAGGCCGGCGGAAGATTCCCCAGAGAGCCCAAGAGAGACAG AAGTCTCAGCTGCGGAAGTCACCTCCAGTTAAGGCAGTCCCCACCCAACCTCCTGGGCCCCCAGAGAG GGATTCTGCGGGCCAGCTGCAGCTGTATCGCCACCCAGACCGTTCACAGCCAGAGTTCCTGGACGCCATTGACCGACGAGAAGACACATTTTATGTTGTGTCCTTCCGAAGG GACCACTTGCTGCTCCCTGCCATCAGCCACAACAAGACCTCTCGGCCCAAGATGTCCCTGGTGATGCCTGCCATGGCTCCCAATG AGACCCTGTCAGGCCGG GGGGCCCCAGGGGACTATGAGGAGATGATGCAGATCGAGTGTGAGGTCATGGACACGAGGGTGATTCACATCAAGACCTCCACAGTG CCCCCCTCGCTCCGAAAACAACCAGCTTCCACCCCAGGCAATTCCACAGGTGGCCCCTTGCCAGCTTCTGCAGCCGGCCAGGCCCATCAGGCCTCCCACCAGCCTCTCTACCTCAGTCACCCCTGA
- the FKBPL gene encoding FK506-binding protein-like yields METPPVNPMGEKDTSRPQQQWEKKPQENLDSTTQISQQPQDPPTEILELRVSQNPASQILKKPQGTEKLAAGLQGDSAKSYGSTSEIPEPLQASDLWYCPDGSFVKKILIRGHGLDKPKLGSCCRVLAFGFPFGSGLPEGWTEITVGLGPWREGTWGELIEKCLESMCQGEEAELQLSEHSESPFRLTLASFTQGRDSWELDASEKEALAREERARGTELFRAGNPEGAARCYGRALRLLLTLPPPGPPERTVLHANLAACQLLLGQPQLAAQSCDRALEREPYHLKALYRRGVAQAALGNLEKATADLRKVLEVDPKNRAAQEELGKVIIQGKKQDAGLAQGLRKMFG; encoded by the coding sequence ATGGAGACGCCACCAGTCAATCCAATGGGAGAGAAGGACACCTCGCGACCCCAACAACAATGGGAAAAGAAACCCCAGGAAAACCTTGATTCAACTACTCAGATTAGCCAGCAGCCCCAAGACCCTCCTACTGAAATCCTTGAGCTGAGAGTGAGCCAAAATCCAGCCAGCCAAATTCTAAAGAAACCTCAAGGGACTGAAAAACTGGCAGCTGGACTTCAAGGAGACTCTGCTAAATCTTATGGATCAACCAGTGAGATACCAGAGCCCCTTCAAGCTTCCGATCTCTGGTACTGCCCCGATGGGAGTTTTGTTAAGAAGATCTTAATCCGTGGCCATGGCTTGGACAAACCCAAGCTAGGCTCCTGCTGCCGGGTACTGGCTTTTGGGTTTCCTTTTGGGTCAGGCCTGCCAGAGGGCTGGACAGAAATAACTGTGGGATTGGGCCCGTGGAGGGAGGGGACTTGGGGGGAACTCATAGAGAAATGCTTGGAGTCCATGTGTCAAGGTGAGGAGGCAGAGCTTCAGCTCTCTGAGCACTCTGAATCTCCTTTCAGGCTCACACTGGCCTCCTTCACTCAGGGCAGGGACTCCTGGGAGCTGGATGCCAGTGAGAAGGAAGCCCTGGCCAGGGAAGAACGTGCAAGGGGCACAGAATTATTTCGAGCTGGGAACCCTGAAGGGGCTGCCAGATGCTATGGACGGGCTCTTCGGCTGCTGCTGACTTTACCTCCACCTGGCCCTCCAGAACGAACTGTTCTTCATGCCAACCTGGCCGCCTGTCAGTTGTTGCTAGGGCAGCCCCAGCTGGCAGCCCAGAGCTGTGACCGAGCACTGGAGCGGGAGCCTTACCATTTAAAGGCCTTGTACCGAAGAGGGGTTGCCCAGGCTGCCCTTGGGAACCTTGAAAAAGCAACTGCTGACCTCAGGAAGGTGCTGGAGGTAGACCCAAAAAACCGGGCAGCCCAGGAAGAGCTGGGAAAGGTGATCATTCAGGGGAAAAAACAAGATGCAGGTCTGGCTCAGGGTCTGCGCAAGATGTTTGGCtga